In Bernardetia litoralis DSM 6794, the genomic window CAATATTTGGAACGACTGAAAGAGAATGAGCCTTTACAGTATATTACTAAAAAGGCTTATTTTTATGGGTTAGAGTTTGAAGTGAGTCCTGCTGTTTTGATTCCACGACCTGAAACTGAAGAACTTGTTTATCAGATTTTAAAAGATTTTGAGATTAAAAAGAAGGAAAAACAAATTTTTCTAGAAGTAGGAACTGGAAGTGGTTGTATAAGTATTGCTCTTGCCAAAAATCTACCTTTTTGTCATTTTATAGCTGTGGATATTTCAAAAGAAGCCTTAGAAATAGCTAAGAAAAATGCTCAAAAAAATAATGTAAATAATATAGAGTTTATAGAATTAGATTTTCTTAATGAAGATTTTTCTAATTTTTCTCAATTACAAAATATTAACAATTTAATTAGTAACCCTCCTTATATCAGAGTATCTGAAAAGCTGGAAATGAGTAATAATGTACTTGATTATGAGCCACATATAGCTCTTTTTGTAGAAGAAGATAATCCACTTATTTTTTACAAAGCACTAGCTAAATTTTTTATAAATAATATAGAAGATAAAGATGGCTTGCTTTATGTGGAAATAAATCAATACTTAGCAGATGAAACAAAAGGTCTTTTTAGGAGTTTTGGAATGGAAACTTGTATAGTTTTTAAAGATTTGCAAGAAAACTCAAGGTTTATAAGAGCAAGTCAGAGATAAATATAGAAGTTGTTTGCTTAAGAGTAAAATACTACATATTTATCTGACTCATTTTTTTGAATTAAACATTCTATCAAAATTTTTTTAAATAATATGATTTTTTTATCCAAAAAAGACACTAAATTTTATTAAAATCTATTTTTTTGGTTTAAATTTGCAGACAACTATCTTTGTGTTTTTATAGAAGGAACTGTTTGTAATTATTTTGTCTTATATTTAGCATAGAGTAATTATCAATTATTCTAAATAAATAATTATTTCAGGATAAATTAAATAATATTGTTAAAGGTATTATTTTAAATAGATTCTTTCTAATAAACCCTATTATTTTATTTTATTTTAAATAAATTTTTCAAGGTACTTATATACTATAAAAATGCAATAAAGACTTAATATTATCTTGATTTTGACTTAATTATTTGATAGTATCTAATTAAAAAGCATTTCTGTATTTGTTTTTACGTATTTTTGCGTTATATTTTTACAGAGTGCAATAGATTTTAAATATACACCAAGAGTAAAAGTAGAAATCAAGCTTAATTAAAAATAAATAGTAGATTAAACTGAGTAAAATGAAATATTAAATTAAATTCTAGCGATTTTTAATTTTCGTTTCAGCTCATTTTTTGATAAATTTACTACAGTTTAGAAAAATTTTGAAAAAATATCTACTTTATTTGCATTTATGTCGAATTATTTCAACTTAAAGTTGGTGTCTTTTATAGTATTTATTTTCTTTGTAACAACTTAACCTAATCGCTAATTTCAATCTAATACCCTGATTATGAAAAAAGGAATCCGTAACTTGAGCTTATTGCTCATGTTTCTTTTGGCTGGTACATTTGCAAATGCACAAGACGATGCTACTGCTACTGCTGAAAGCGACGACAAAACAAAAGATGGTGCAACTAGCATCTACGAACAATGGCACGATCCACAACGTTTTCGTTTACCACCTGCTGTAAACCAACTTCTTACTGACGAAGTTTCGCCTGCTATCAGCCGTGATGGCAAAACACTTATTTTCCAATCTAACCGTGGAAAAACATGGAAAGGATATAGTCTTTATATGACTACTCGTGATGACAATGGCAAATGGACAAAACCAACTGCATTGGAATCAATCAACTCTAAAGCTGGTGATAGCACTGTAATAGCTGGTCCATTTTTGAGCTATGATGGCAAAAG contains:
- the prmC gene encoding peptide chain release factor N(5)-glutamine methyltransferase, whose product is MLISEYIKINVASLASTNQIDERESKTILRFLIEDSLQINRIDFSNYLLKEQQIDLLNQYLERLKENEPLQYITKKAYFYGLEFEVSPAVLIPRPETEELVYQILKDFEIKKKEKQIFLEVGTGSGCISIALAKNLPFCHFIAVDISKEALEIAKKNAQKNNVNNIEFIELDFLNEDFSNFSQLQNINNLISNPPYIRVSEKLEMSNNVLDYEPHIALFVEEDNPLIFYKALAKFFINNIEDKDGLLYVEINQYLADETKGLFRSFGMETCIVFKDLQENSRFIRASQR